A stretch of Oreochromis aureus strain Israel breed Guangdong linkage group 11, ZZ_aureus, whole genome shotgun sequence DNA encodes these proteins:
- the ebag9 gene encoding receptor-binding cancer antigen expressed on SiSo cells isoform X1, protein MAISQFRLFKICTCLASFLSFFKRLICRSGRGRKLSGDQITLPTTVDFSSSVPKQLLLSAQPEIEEWSSWDEEAPTSIKIEGGNGNVSPPPNDVDEEPDYFKDMAPTIRKTQKIVLKKREPLNYLVPDGSAGFSSRLAASQDMMTFIPPSAELGEMDTWQEDTNAWEDESDAAWEAEEVLRQQKMAEREKRFMEQQRKKMEKEAQRMMKKEQKIAVKLS, encoded by the exons ATGGCCATCTCTCAGTTCCGTCTATTTAAGATCTGCACATGCCTAGccagctttctttctttctttaaaaggtTAATATGCAG GAGTGGAAGGGGCCGCAAGCTCAGTGGTGATCAAATAACTCTCCCAACAACAGTGGATTTTTCATCATCTGTACCAAAACAG TTACTTTTGTCTGCACAGCCAGAGATTGAGGAATGGAGCTCTTGGGATGAAGAGGCTCCTACAAGTATTAAGATTGAAGGTGGCAACGGCAATGTCTCCCCCCCACCCAACGATGTAGATGAAGAGCCAGACTACTTCAAAGACATGGCTCCCACCATCAGGAAAACACAGAAG ATTGTGTTAAAGAAAAGGGAGCCTTTGAACTACCTGGTGCCTGATGGCTCAGCAGGCTTCTCCAGCAGATTGGCAGCCTCTCAGGATATGATGACTTTCATTCCCCCCTCA GCTGAACTGGGCGAAATGGACACCTGGCAGGAGGACACAAATGCCTGGGAGGATGAGTCTGATGCTGCCTGGGAGGCAGAGGAGGTGCTCAG acaaCAGAAGATGGCTGAGAGAGAGAAGCGCTTcatggagcagcagaggaaaaaGATGGAGAAAGAAGCTCAGAGAATGATGAAGAAGGAGCAGAAAATTGCCGTCAAGCTCTCATAA
- the ebag9 gene encoding receptor-binding cancer antigen expressed on SiSo cells isoform X2 — protein sequence MAISQFRLFKICTCLASFLSFFKRLICRSGRGRKLSGDQITLPTTVDFSSSVPKQPEIEEWSSWDEEAPTSIKIEGGNGNVSPPPNDVDEEPDYFKDMAPTIRKTQKIVLKKREPLNYLVPDGSAGFSSRLAASQDMMTFIPPSAELGEMDTWQEDTNAWEDESDAAWEAEEVLRQQKMAEREKRFMEQQRKKMEKEAQRMMKKEQKIAVKLS from the exons ATGGCCATCTCTCAGTTCCGTCTATTTAAGATCTGCACATGCCTAGccagctttctttctttctttaaaaggtTAATATGCAG GAGTGGAAGGGGCCGCAAGCTCAGTGGTGATCAAATAACTCTCCCAACAACAGTGGATTTTTCATCATCTGTACCAAAACAG CCAGAGATTGAGGAATGGAGCTCTTGGGATGAAGAGGCTCCTACAAGTATTAAGATTGAAGGTGGCAACGGCAATGTCTCCCCCCCACCCAACGATGTAGATGAAGAGCCAGACTACTTCAAAGACATGGCTCCCACCATCAGGAAAACACAGAAG ATTGTGTTAAAGAAAAGGGAGCCTTTGAACTACCTGGTGCCTGATGGCTCAGCAGGCTTCTCCAGCAGATTGGCAGCCTCTCAGGATATGATGACTTTCATTCCCCCCTCA GCTGAACTGGGCGAAATGGACACCTGGCAGGAGGACACAAATGCCTGGGAGGATGAGTCTGATGCTGCCTGGGAGGCAGAGGAGGTGCTCAG acaaCAGAAGATGGCTGAGAGAGAGAAGCGCTTcatggagcagcagaggaaaaaGATGGAGAAAGAAGCTCAGAGAATGATGAAGAAGGAGCAGAAAATTGCCGTCAAGCTCTCATAA